The segment cacccaacatagcgatgaactcgatgacttaatgttaaatcgatatgttaccttgattattgaaattaattagcaaCACAAGAATATGATTTTCGAAATAATGCAaagtaaaataatatgaaataaaaatcacTAAATGAAAGAGCTAGGAATATATTGAAACAAATAATCGATGTGACAATAATATTAGAAAAGATGAAAGTATAACGTAATAATAGAATTGAATGCGAAATGAAAATAATGAATGTATacacataataataatattaagaatgcgtgtgtaaaatgatatatatatatatatatatatatatatatatatatatttagcgaTATTTAAAAATCCATACAACATACATAGAACATATACAGTATATGCATACCTTAGAAatgataagaataataataaaactattttgtacattacacaaatacatacacacacacatttatatatatatataaacaatagTATTAGGaatatacaatataatattaGAAACACGTATATAATAGTGTAAAAAAATATGACAAAtaagattaaaatatatataataatatataaagtatAGTGTTAAAATCTTATATACATAACGTATGtgcaaaatacatataatattaaaacatttatatgatatatacatatacaatgaaaatacatatataacaatgGTACTAGAAATATACCTATAATAGCGTAaaagataaataatattaaaatatatatacgggCAAGTATGCAAACTTATATACATAACCTAGTTATAAAATGCATggtattaaacatacatataacgaatgcatatataataacataaacacaaacattataaaaataaaataagataacgataatattaaaatgaagtaGTCAAAAAACTATATAAAGgctatatgtacataaaaatatatatgtatatataagcaAAGATAAaccatagtaataaaaataaaaataatataataataataaaaatataaaaagtggataaaatataatgatataaaaataaaataagaataaagtaATAGGTAATAATAAATGCAGTAACATTAAAAATGAGAAAAggtaagaaaaaggactaaaattgaatgaaaaaccGAATTTTGgggcagatttaaaaagaaaataaaagaagggATTTCATTGCAACATGCGCGCAACATGGAAGGGCCAAAATAGCAATATCCCCAGTGTTCTAAACGCTGCGCATTGAAAAGGACCAATTCATAAAATCGATTTAATTTCGTAATTTGAATTAAAACGAAAAAACTTAATTGTAAAATATCAGAAAAGCAGAAGGGCCAAACGTGAAATTTGCCCTTCCGCTAAAAAACACGATGATCCCCTGGTGGATCTGGTCGGGTCTTCGGGTTTGGGcgtgaaacgacgccgtttaagcGCCCAGGGACAACGGCCAAAACGGTGCTGTTTTATTTCACTATATAAACCAAAtttctttgaaaaattttcaattggcagcagaagaaagaaagagagaaaaagaggaGGGGAGAGAAGAGAGAGGGGAGAGGGAGAGGGGAGAGTACCGGCCACGGGCCGGTCAGCGGACGGCCACCGAGGGCTCGTCGGCGCCGGCGCCGGCCACCGTTCGTGGTGGCCGGAAATTCGAAAAggtcaatttttttcttttttttatttttgtattatattattatttttatatattttggtatatatatatgggaaAATAGAATAGAGAACAAAACAAGAATAGATTCACAATCACCTTAGGTTTCCGGTTCTGATTTTCGTGTTTTGGTTGCCCTATTTGATATTATTCTTGCTTCTTTTGACTTCCCTCAACTCACTACTTGTATTTTTGTAAAAATCTATCTTTGTATTCATGGAAAAATGGCCGACCCTTTTACAGAAAGCCAaataggcttttatagcctttacaaaattgtatttaatatttattgtctCGTCTTCTTTCTGGTCTTGCAGGGTATGGGTGAAGGTGACAGAGGCATGGTGGTACAGAGGAGCAGGTGGCCGACATGGTGGCATGGAGAGCTGGTGAGCAAGTGGGAGAGGCAGGGGGTTGGTGCGCAAGTGGCGTTCGGGTTTCGAATCTTTGAGTTTAGGTTATTAATTTGGGGTAGTTGGGCTTGGGTTTAATGGGTTAGTTTAGGATGAGATAGGTATGGGTTTTGAGTAGGTTTAGTTATTGGGTTTTGGggtggcccaaaattggcctgtacagTGCAGTTCATTTTTTTGTTCCTTTAGGAAATTAATAAATCATTTTAAGCTCTTATTATAAAAATTTTTAGCTTTGGCTctgataatttatatttttatctcgatcctaataaaaaaaaatttgacttCACCACCGATGATAAACTATGAAACTTGTACAAACAATATTACCAAAGAAGGCTGCACTGATTATTCAAACTCCCCGAAATAATATAGTATAACACACCCATTGCATAGAACAACGTACATTTCCCTCAAAACCCTAAACTTTGATAAGAAACATTAAACGATGATATGTGCTGCAACAAATCTTTGGCAAAACATAAGCAAAGGAAGCTATAACTAGAAACCCAATTGAGAAAGCATTTAAGGGATTTGAAGAAAGTAAATCTTTCATAACTTCCTTTGGAAGCTTAGGCTTCCTCGATGAACTAAGTAAAGCTAGAACGTGCAGCTCTATTGTGAGCTATGGTTAAAACCCTCTCTTTCAATCAACCTTCTCTTCTAGGGTTGATTAATTCAAACCAAAGCTAAAAGCAGGTAGTTTGATATGAAAATGAGACATTAAAGAAAAAACTGCAATATATAATTTTTAGGGTTATATATAATTGAAAAGTGATAAGCAACATGCTCCAAACTCGACGTGCATTATTCCATGTCCAATATAGGTGTCATTTATATGAGAACTAGAGTTGTCCATGATTGGGTTCGGGTCGGGCCCTAATAAAATTCTAGGTCCAGTCTATAGGCTCAGACCTGGCTCGAAAAATAGGCTTTAATTTTTGCCTCGACCCACCGGtattaaaatatttgattttatttttatataaaaaattaaaaaaatataatatatcaaaaatattaaaaacattaaaaataaattaaattttttcatacttaaataacactaagataagtgtaacttaataagcaaatgcctctaaaatagtagcaaaattaataataaaacaatagttatacaatatccaaataataacaacaaaatagtagcaacataatagtgaaataacAGCAAAATAAAGGAAAGCAACAgcaaaaaatagatttttttttttgcaaagtcGAGTCGGGTTGGGATGGGGCCCAAAAGACCTTACCCAAGGCTCGACCCGTTTTCTTAACAAGCCTTTTTTTTTTGCCAAAGCCTATTTTgggggcctatatttttacccaaaccctcccagcAGGCCTTCGCGACCTAACATATGGACAAGTCTAATGAGAATCATGTTTCACTTTCTCTTTATTCATctctccatttttttctttcctccTCCCTTATCGTTTCCTTTTCCAAACTTCTTGTCTCCCGAGCTTACACGTAGGATCAATGTCCACTAGGGGCAAGATTCGGGGGGATTGGTAGGGGCTTCGGTCTtccttaaaatgaaaaacttttcatttatgcctctttataatttataaaatataaattcataataataaaattgcacttttaaccctaaaatgataaaaattaatttaatattttaaaattataaagatatagactattaaaataataaaattacatttttactatcataaaaatatataatttaatttcgacctAATAAAAAGATTTCTAACTTCCCCGTGGTGTCCACCTTAAACAAAACAAAAGGTTACAATTAAACACGTACATATCTAAAAAAGAGTTCATGGTATGCCATTGGACACATGCAATTCGCTACATGCTTGACAAAAAGCCCAAATCTTCGGCTATAAATAACACAGACTTAGGCTTCGTTTGGATGGGCGATTGACTGCGGTGCGGTGCGTTtaacttactttttgtctcacgctacagtatcGCTACAGTAACCGTGGTGTCCACCGCTCTTTTTACACTAACCGCAACTAAacgcaccgcccatccaaactcacccttaacCGAATAACAAAAGAATGGTTTAAGAGCTTCAAGAACCGTTTCCTCCCCCCACCCCCACACAAGTTAATTAGTCTTAAGAGTTTAAAGCCCAGTCCACTTAACGCAATCACACGTGTGAATTATAGATTATTTAGACTGTCCGTCGGAAGCCTTCGGTAGTAGAATTGGAAGAAAAAGAAGCCACCGCTTTGTGGAAACAGCAGCTGTCGATTGAGGGTTTTCTTTGGTGGAAAAAGCAAAGCCATGGCGATGAACGGTGGTCTTAGATCGGCTTCGAAGTTTCTGACTTCGTCCTCTCAATCACTTCTCCACAAGTCTGGTCAGTGACCCATTAGCCGTTTTTTCTCTTGTATTTAACTTTTGTTTGGTAGCTGAGAAAATACGGAAAAGAATGGAAGATGAGCATCTGGGTGCTAGGAATCCTTTTTTTTATTAGCTGAAATCGAGGGTTCATAACTGTTTATGTAGATCTGCTTAATTGGTACTTGtgattttttctctttttattcgtTTGTTGCTGATTTATGTTTGTGGAGGTTCTTGATTGCATTAAAATATCATATGATTTTGACATGACAATCTCTCTACGTATAGATTTGCCCTTCTCTGTATATATGATTGTCAGGGATTGAGTATTGGGTAGATTGATTAACTTTTGAATACCCATGTTTTACGTAgcgaataaatgaaatttatgttaCGAGGGTCAAAgttctataatttttttataggTACTCTTTCTGAAAAGGAAAACCTATGGGAGTTATTGAATAGATTTAGACATGGATCGTGAATTGCTTTATGGTTATAGTATGTCGACTTCTAGGGGTCCTTAAGCAGCATTTGCTTATACATTTTGTTTCTAGAACCTCAATGACTGCTATATGATTTTTGTATCAATTGCAATGACCTTGTTATCTTATTTTATATGGAATGCAATTCCGATGTGAATAAGGTTGTTGACTTGACGTTTTCATGGTGATATTACTAGGATACTGCacttgaattaatttttttatgcttTTGTTTTTGGTTTGATATCCTAATGGATTGTGTTGGTTATTGAGGAGTCCTCAATTTGTGTGGGCTATTGATGTTACCATTGTACCCTAAACCTTTGAAAGttaacttcttctttttttggcTAACTCCTTGATCTGATTTCAGTGACCACTGGCTGTTTTCTGCACGGCAAAAGAAATGTAGAACATACTCGTACATGATATTTGTTTTGACTCTGATATTTAGATGCATTACCCTTTTCCAATTTGTTTTAAGTGTTTCATATTTAGACTCAATAATATATAATTTCAAGGCTGTTTTTGTTTGATATAGCTTTTTACTATAGGCTTATAGGAAGAATTGTACAGATGTCCTTACACCATTTTTGGGTAACTTGGAAATAGTGTTCTGTATCTACTCTCACATGTCTTGAAGTTTATTGGTCTTGTAATTTATAATTGTATTCTTTTATCCTGTTTGTTCCCTTGAATGGGATTTAGGTGTGCTATTCATTTACAAACATTTGTAGTAGTATGTGCATGTTAAATATGCTGTTGAGGATTTATAGGAGCAACAATAAAAGTGGAATTTGTTTCAAAAAGATGAAAAATGGAGTGAACAAAAGATAGAGTAGATGACCAGATAACCCATGTTCACTAAtcatttaggggttttaggcttTCTTTTAGCTTACTTGTTCCTAACTGGAAGAAGAACAAGGAATTTCCCCTTGATCATTGTATTCTGCAAAACTGAACGATCCACCAATTTTTCCCAGTTTAAATTGTTAACTTAGTTGATCTCTCCCAAATGCTCTGGCTTTGACAGTGATTCAGAATAAACTGCCATGACTTGTGGTTGGAAGGTCTTCCGATTAGGAGTGGAACACGATTCCATTGATTCTGGAGTATAATTCGGGTTCGAATGAGAATTTTAAAAGATCCTATACATGGATGTTAATATTGCAAAATGGTTGTGTTTGTTTTTGCTTCTTGTCTTATTCCAGAAGCCTCAAATGTCGAAATAAACTTTTTAGGAATTTAGCCTTTGTCCTTTGTGGTAATTATATGTGTAAAACTCAAAAAATGAAGAGCTAAATCCGTTGTGGTTGTGGCAGGCAATAGAGGGTTTCATTCAACTGGAGTGAAGAGAATGGGGGGAGGGCATGGGCATGATGAACCGTATTACCTCCATGCTAAACATATGTACAACTTGGATAGGATGAAAAATCAGAAGCTGACAATGTCTCTTGGAGTTTTGACAGCCTTCAGCATTGGTGTGTTTGTTCCTATCTATGCTGTCATTTTCCAGCAGAAAAAGACTGCATCtggttgatttttattttttatgcttgCCTTCATGGCATGGTTTGGCTGCCTGCAATAATGGAAGCAACTGCCTTTGTGAATTGTTATCTTCGGCTTTTTGAACTGATGCAGTTTGATGATTATGATGATACTTGCAGGATTTTAGGATTTCTTTTGACAAACACCTGTTGGTAATTACGGGAATTGATtatttgataataataaaaacattataTTTGGATTTGCATGGGAAGGTAAGGTAATGTAATTTCTTTTGTCTATACCACAATATTGAAGTTATCCCAAGCGACATTTCTACTcattttttaaaaggaaaaataagcAATGTGATTTTGGTGTTGTGGAGGGTAATTCCATCGTCtgcaaaatgaaatgaaatggtgTGTTCTGGCCAGTTCGGGTGGTACCGAAACGATGCCAACTACCAAGGTGAAAACACCAAAGTCTGAACTTACTTGGACGGTGGAGAAGAAGCTAGCCAATGTTAATTCACAAGCATTGAATGCAATATTCTTTGCAGTGGATGGACAAGAATTCAAAAGGATATGCAAGTCTACTACTAGTAAGTGGACTTAGGATATTCTCGAGACTGCCTATGGTGGTACAAATATTGTAAAGTAATCCAAGATGCAAATGTTGACAACCAAGTTTAAGGCCTTCAATATGCAAGAAAATGAAACTATTGGTGAATTCCAAGTAAGTTGTGTGACCTATCCAGTCAAGCATTTGCCCTTGAAAATGAGTACTCAAACCACAAGCTAGTGAGGAAGGTGCCTAGATCTTTGCCTGAGAGATTCGCGATAAAAGTCACTGTTATTGATAATATGAGAATAGATAAGCTTATTGGATCTCTATAGGCTTTCAAGGTCAAATTGGATAAGGAGGAGTAGATCTAAAGGCGATAAGAGCATTGCCTTACAAGTGACAAGAGCAGTTCCAACTGAAGGTATCACTATTATCAAAGAATTGTAAGAGTAGATAGCATTGCTGACTCAAAATTTTTACAGGGCTTTTAAAAAGCCATCCAGTAAGAACAAGAAGTTTGAGGCTATCAGGAACTTtcccaaaaacaaaaacaaagatgTGGTAAAGAATCTACCAAGGAGTAGAAGAAGGGCATTCAATGTGATGATTCTAGCCATATATAGGCTGTGTACTAACAGTGTAAAGAAGAAGAAATCCCTATGTGTTACCTAGAGAAATGAGGATTCTTCAAGTGGCTAGTATTTAGATAATACTCATGTGAGGAATTATGTAGCCTTCACTACAAAAGACAATACCGTTGTCTCAACTGACTCTAATACAGATGATGATTCGATTTGAGAATCTAGTGTTAAGTTTCTGTAAACCTACAAGATAATGTTGGAGAAATAAGAACAAATGTGCGATGTCAATGCCAAGTTGGAGGAGGAGAACTCTTGTCTAAAGGAAGGAAACCAATAGCTGATCAAGCAAATGGAGGTAAAAAGCTCTCTTCTAGATGATAAAAATGCTAGCCTTGAGGCATTCAAAAGGGTCTTACATCAACTCAATTGATGCTTGAAAAGTTCAATACAGGTAGTGAGAAATTGGATGAAATCCTTGTAGCC is part of the Gossypium arboreum isolate Shixiya-1 chromosome 5, ASM2569848v2, whole genome shotgun sequence genome and harbors:
- the LOC108476696 gene encoding uncharacterized protein LOC108476696, which produces MAMNGGLRSASKFLTSSSQSLLHKSGNRGFHSTGVKRMGGGHGHDEPYYLHAKHMYNLDRMKNQKLTMSLGVLTAFSIGVFVPIYAVIFQQKKTASG